The Chanos chanos chromosome 9, fChaCha1.1, whole genome shotgun sequence genome includes the window ATAGTGATTGGTTGAGTTTAGCTCTAGAGGAAATTGATGGAGAcatggacaaagagagagaacgcagaGAGAGTTTgccaaaaatgagaaacaaagacTGGATTCTGACTCATTTTGACAAGTAGTCtcgttcattctctctctctctctctctctctctctctctctctctcacacacacacacacgtgcgcgcacacacacacaaacacacacactggggtcTGAAGGTGTCATGCAGTGTATCTCAGCGGGATGTGTTGATGGAGCAGCAGAGCAGAAGTAGGTcaaggtacatacacacacacacatacacatgcacacacacacacacacacacacacacacacacacatacacacacacacacacacatacatacatacatacacacacacacacacatacatacatacatacacacacacacacatacacatgcacacacacacacacatacatacacgcacacacatacacacacacatacacacacacacatacatacacatgcacacatacatgcacacacacacatacacacacatacacacacacattcatacatgcacacacacacatacacacacacacacacacacacacacacacatacacacacacacatacatacacacacacatacacacacacacatacacacacgcacacacatacacaagtacacatacatgtgcataaacacatgtgcacacacacaaacacaaacacaaacacacacacacacacacacccatgcacgctctcacacacacacccatgcacgctctctcacacacacacacacacacacacacacacacacacacacacacacacacacacacacacagacacagacacacacacagacacacacacagacacatacatacacacagacacacacacacacaagtacacacacacatgcataaacacacacacaaacacaaacacacacacaaagcatacCATACGCCCatgcacaaactctctctctctctctctctcacacacacacacacacacacaaacacctctcaACCTCTAGCATGTATGGCTTTGAACCGACACGCTTAAACTAAGGGTTACTGAAATGAGTTTCTGAGGAGCGGGTGAGCTGACCAGTAATAAGACTCTACTTGGTCACAGTGTGGGTGGAGCTAACAGCAGCCTATAGGACATGTGTCCATCTGGTCTAAGATGTAATTGGAtatgaaaatgatgtgtttgagtgaatgttttttatataaataaaaggtTAAAACACCATACAGTGAAAATGGCAGATGAGGTCAGtgaatttagagagagagagagagagagagagagagaagagagagagagagagagagagaaagagagagagagagagaaagagtgggtgTAATCATGTGTCACCCTGCCAATGTCACTGCCTCTGCAAAGGCTCCAGAacaaaagagcgagagagagagagagggagagagacaagagagagagggagagggagagagagagagagagagagagggagagagagagggagagagagagagagagagagagagagagagagagagagagagaaggggggtgtGATCAGCACTTAAATGTTATTGTGGTTGTATGACAAAGAAATAGGGAGGGGTAGATgaggagaatgagtgagtgagtgagtgtgtaagagtgcgtgtgtgagtgcgtgtgtaagagtgtgtgagtgagtgtgtttgtaacaaTATAATGAGGCACAAAGTGATGTGTGGGACTACATCGTATGAGGTCACTTggagatgcatgtgtgtgtgtgtgtgtgtgtgtggacatgtgtgatgtgtgttttttggcaCTCGTGGGTGTcctcatacatatatagatatcataaggtaaaaaaaaaagtaaccagGCTCGGATATTTCTGTTCGTCCGCAGAGGTTATGTAAACTGTCTGAGTTAAgggcatgtgtgagtgtgtgtgtgtttgccacgGTCCTTCACGGAATTATGTGTCATTGACCCAAACGTGACCagttcattttttctcattaaactACAGTAATCAAAAGCAGTCAGCGTGTGGTCAAACTAACGTTCAGCGTCTGCCTAGATGACGGCGCAGGTACATATGCacactatacatacacatacacaatacatattTTGATTACGCATAGAGATGACATTGCCGATCGCGTCAAACGATGACAAATCTACAAAAATAAACCCAAAGTTTGTGGTCAAAACGTCACGTTTCTCACAAACCACGAAGAACCCGTCCAACCGCGGTGTCAGTGGTCAAATGCAtgtccagacacacactctcagcgcTCACAAAAGTCAGCCTGCTGGCGGGTGTTCGGGGTGTACGTTGCAGTAATAGGTGTTTGTGGATCCGTCCAGTGCTCACAGGGCACACGGTGACACTTTTGTTTGACAAGAACAGGAAATACTAGAAATCAATCGACTGGTACTAAAGTCGATAAACCAGTAAGTTTTGTTCCAAGTAGTACAACAGCAGCACAGAATACAGCGTTTTTCAACCGTTCGAAACACCTGAATCGCCACCGCACGAGCTTACAATTCAAATCTCATACGTTTATCCGAGTTTGTGGTATTTGTTGTTGATGTGCATATGAAGGAATCGGTGAAGGACAGAAAAGCGTTTttagaaagtttttttttcttctctgagttGGAAAAATATAGATTAGGATTTCTCATAATACCCTATTTTCTCTCCGTCAACCCACTATTGGTAATCTCCACTTACCTCCCATTATGTCTAATGATGGGACTATGTCGGTTCCGTTGGCAATTACGGGTTCTGTGTTTCTGCCTCAGTTCTATCGATCAACAGACGAATCCTAATCGTTTTTCGTCCTTTCATCCAAGGGAAAATCTTTAAAGAGGCATTTGCCTCGTCTTTTGTTTCTCGCTGGGTCCCCCTGTCTCACTCTATCTCCCCGGAATTCTTCTTTCCGTCTTTATCTCTTATTTTTCCCACCCCGTACCCTTTCAGTGACCCGGTGTCCTCGACTTTTCGGGCCACCCCTAAACCAGTTTAGACAAATAATGTAGCGCTGCACTTTGGATCACGCAAAGTTAGGCTCAAAGTCAAGTACGTAACTAAcgagattacaaaaaaaagacgGAATCCCACGTTGTGATCTACGAACTGCCTAAATTTCGAGGTCACGTTCATCTAATATACGTCATCATGTCATAATATACGCCTTAGCTAATTGTTGTAGGCTATTTTATCAGCATATTACTGGATTCTAAACCGTCGTTTTCACCAAATACGCAGCGCGTCTCACACCCAAATCTATTATGCCAGAAGCTTTACTTCACACTAGACAAATCTTCACCGTATTTTCTGAGTTAACATCTTCAGTGTTTGAGGGAAAGCTGACTCTAGAGCGGGGATGTCTTTGGTTTTACTGGTGCACTGTAACAGTTCGTGTGATTAGGTTATTGCGGATagagcgtttttttttaaagacgaTTCTGCAGGCGACTCTATCCAGGTCGGCATTCCGACGGTGATAACTGTTAAGTAACAGCATGTCAAAGTAAGAACAAGATGCTATCGCTCAAGTTTACGGTGAGATAATATACATGAGTTAAATCGCGCTGTCATCCGTGGAAAAAATCTGGACTTCGACCAGAACTGACTGAGCCGCatccaacacacagacacaggtcagaGGCATCTCACATAATGTAGTCCCACCTCCACCCACAACTGCCCCCTCTCTCAACTGGCGTTCTCAGGTTGTAAATAAGTAGCTAGCAGATAAATAAACCtttgtgcttaaaaaaaagggggggggaaagcGGTTAGCTGGCACTGTGTCAGAAGTCGGCAGAATCCCACCCACCCATTGACTCGCTTCTTTAAGATTCCAAAAGCGCCCCGTAGCAAACCCCTACTGTAAACTAAtttacaccactgacactaattCTTAATCACAACATTGAATTTGGCAGTGAGAGCTAGGCATCTGataattatttctttaaacacagTGGAAGTGCATATgggatgtcttttttttgtttttcttgttttggtttcatttgCAATAGAACAAGGTGTTCTCTACAGGGAGACCGTAGGACGATAGCTAAACCAAATTAAGAtttcatgaaatgaaattcatcttggctaaacacacaaaaacgcaaGAAAAGGCGCATTCGTGAACGCTCATCAAGGATGTTCAATCAgactaacaaaacaaagcaaaacaaaacaaaacagagtaattttacattactgtttaaaaaaaaaaaagttatggaatcgccccccccccccctttatatTAGGACACTGTGACATCGGTCCCCTGTGTACATTTCCAGAGAAAAGGTCACTTTTTGCACACTTCAAGTGCGCAAACAAAGGTAAAGATATTTGAACTTTGGATTGATAAACTTAAAGCGCACAGACTCAATGGATAATTCAAATTCACCGTCACCTTGACCCCGATGAGCGGCGCTGTGTCCGGCAGCACAAAGCCAACGATTTAAGAGAAACAGAGCCGATATCAAATTATATGTTTTTACCCGTTATTTTCGAGTTTTTAACCCCCACGACAAGGAAGGAGCTCTTACCGCGAGGTGTCTTGAAGTCAGGAAGAAGGAAAACTGCTCCCGGACGTAAGAAAGCTCCAAGGCATGGACTGAAGCGATTTTAGCATTAGTTTGCAACTTTAGCGCCATCATGTGATCGTGTGTTGAATCATTTTGAACAAAACGTTAAtttaacacaacactgacacgtCGTATGGTTCGTAAAgtgggtttatttgtttgttggtaaAGCACGTGGGGGAACAAACTGACGTAATTGTTACTGCCAATAATGTCTTTTCCCCATCCAAGGGATGAAGTTTACAGGTGTGTGCTGTGGAAAAGAATGGAAGCTCGTGGGAGGTGTCGTCGGTTACGTGGTTGATACTGATTTGTTGATACCATCTCCAAATCTTGCAGTTTCTTACACAGTCGTGAACGGTTTATGCAAAGTGAGTTTATCGGTGGTTAAGGTAATGTGGAACAGACTCGGTGACTGAATGATGTGAAGCTTTGAGTGGACTGACCGATCAATCAAAGTAATTAACATAATGTTTGATATTGTCTTTGCCTTTAGAGTATATATATGGTGAGAGTCTGTTTaagactgattgattgattgattggctgattgcttgaccaatcagagtgtgGTAAAGGTTATTTTGGGCGGTGTCTCCGGTTGGAGGATGAGGGTGTATGTGGTTCTGAGGTCTTCCGTGGATGATACGCTGAGATGGAAGTTCCTCAGGATCTAGGTATGAGACGAAACATGCGGACACACTACAGATTACAGACGACAGATCACAGATTACACACTACAGATTATTTTCTCAGTAATGATCCCGTTTTATCTGCTGTCTCGCTCTGCATTTCCGACGTGTggtcttcctctctcctctttcatattctatccctctctcctctttcatatTCTATCCCTCTCTGCCCCTTCTGTCCAAACTGATGTCCATTTTTATCAGCATCCATCAcgatctgtgtatgtgtgcatgtgtggtgtgtgtgtgtgtgtgtgtgtgtgaccctgtgtgtatgactgtgtgtgtgtgcatgtgtgtgtctgtgattgtgtatgtgtgtgtgtgtggaagtgatGACAGGGCTTCAACACCCTAACACTCTATTAAACACCAGACTGAAAAGACCCGGCATTCAGCTGtctgtcatctcacacacacacacacacacacacacgctctttctttcacactatctatctctctttctctcatccctctctttgtctcttctcctctcctctcttctctgtaaGAAGTTACTCACATGCATGAGGAATAGCTGCATCTCGTTTTCCGCGATCCTGCGTCCGACACATTGCCTGGCCCCGAACCCGAAGGCTAACGAGCGGAACGCGGCCCCCGACCCCGCCCCCGAGGTCACGCCCTGCTCCTCCCCGTCCCGCCCCCAGCGTGCTGGCTCAAAGCGCTCAGGGTCCTGAAACACATCGCCGCTCCGACCCAGAGGATACAAACACGCCTGGACCAATGTCtacaggcaaagagagagagagagagagatggagagagagagagagagagagagagagacagacacggaGACCGTCaaagtcagtgagagagagagagacagagagatagagagagagtgagacagagacagagagagagagacagagacggagacagtcagtgagtgagagagagacagagagagagacagagacagtcaaagtcagtgagtgagagagagagagagagagagagagagagagagagagagagacagtcaaagtcagtgagtgagagagagagagagagagagacagagacagtcaaagtcagtgagtgagagagagagagagagagacagtgagagacagagacggagacagtcaaagtcagtgagagagagagggagagagagacagagactgatcAAACGCCACAGCACAAAAGCACTGAGATATTCAAAATGTGTCGCTCACCCCAGCTGGTATATGGTAGTTTTGGAGCACAATGTCTTTGATCGGATATCTCTGCACGGTAATGCCGACGGGATATAACCTACAACACAGAGTCCACGTGAAGAAGCAGACTGACCTTGTCTGGAGGGCAAATGCTGATCTAAATTTCAAACATTGTTTAAAACTGAGctggatgaaaaacaaacaaacaaaaaaacaacaacctcatGTTCGAACATAAAAATCGGTCTTCAGGCTGATTCCACTGATTGGCAAAATATAATTTGatgggtttgggtttttttgtttgtttgtttgtttgtttttttctttgcctttgagcaaaaacaaaatgttcccATAACAGATGATCTTTGCTGTTTTCAGGGTTAGAGTTTGAATGGGGAAATAAATCAGAACAATAAGGGGAAACTCACGCAGTGGAAAACGCCGAACACATGAAAGCCGTGGCTGAGAATGTGGTACCTGAGAGTCTCCTTCACGGTGCCTTTGAGAAGTGGCGCCCCCTGCAGGGCTTTCTGAGGATTGCCGTCTGCCTGTATCCATGACGACTGCACCTGAGCACGTACCGTCTCCTGCACCTCGGGGTTCCTTGCCAACTCAAACAGAGCAAACTGCAGAGGAACCGCCGTCTGacaaccacagagacagagagagacagacagacagacagacagacagacagagagagagacagacagacacacagacagagagagagagagacagacacacagagagagagagtcagagagagagagagagacagacagacagacagagagagacagacagacagagtgagagaatcagtcagagagaaagagagagagagagaaagagacagagagagcaagagagagagagagagacagacagacagacagacagacagacacacagagagagagagtcagacagagagagacagacagacagacagagtgagagaatcagtcagagagaaagagagagagagagtcagagagagagacagagacagagagtcagaaagtcagagagagagagagagagagagagagaagagagagagagagagagagagagagaaagagacagagagagcaagagagagagagagagagagagagagagagagagagagagagagaaagagacagagagagcaagagagagagagagagagagagagagattcagggTCGGAGTCAAATGAAAAGGACAAAAGCAGGAAAAGACTGCAGTTAAGACTTATACCATAACGTTAGGGTGTTGGTTGGGTATTCTGAGGGGAGTTGGCACCTTTAGGCGTAATCATTTTCGTActattttaaaaagcaattgaacatttcatttcttgGATTAAATATCTCTGCAATCTGCGTCGCTTTCATTTGAGTCACCGTTGTGTGTAAAGTTTACTATCGCTGCGTCTGCGTTCTTTGTGTATACGTCTGGTTACCGTGTCAACGCCTCCTGCCATCAGTTCGGTGATGTTGGCTTTGATAAGCTCCAGTGATAACTGCCCCTTTTCCATCAAGTTCCCCAAAACCCCTGAAAATTGCCCCTCTGATCCTCCTGCCAGGCCCCCAGACTGGGCCTGCAGACGCTGGTACCCCCTCTGAATCCGAGCTTCGGCTGACAAcggaaaaacaacagaaacagccGTCAGAAGAGAATTCCGACAGCCGCTTCGTTAGGGACTGCTATAAGACGCTTCAAATCTTTGTAATAATTTATTATAGGATAATTGCCGAATACTTTAAAAGAGTTGCTGTAacattcagtattttttttactaAACCCTCACAAGCTTTCTTAAGAGTCCAAACGACTGTATATGTTCCGTCATCGTTGTTTGCAAATAATATTGGACATAATATATTCCAGTGAAATTCCACCGGCCTATAGTACGTGTTTACACGCACGTGACAGACATTACTAAAATGACGTGAGGTACTTTGAACGTGCCATGACCAGGTGCGGTTTAAACGTTCCCGTACACGGTTGGGGTTGGCTGACCGTGGCTGAAGATGTGGTCCCACGCGGTAGCGTGCTGCGTCCACATGGGGGCGTGTAGACGGAGCAGCAGGTGAGTGGGGAGGTACAAGAGGGGCTGAGTGGTGGCCAGCATGCGTTCCACCGCCCAGATGAAGCGCTCGGACTCCTGGGAGGGCGTGGAGGAGAAGAGCCCGATCCTCTCCCCGTACAGGACGTGACAGCTCGCTTCAGACGGGGGAGGAGAGACGGAGGAGGTCCATCGGAGCGtgttgaaggagaaagagaggagacgCAGATTTACTTCTGAAGCttctcagtcttctctctctctctctctctctctctctctctctctgtttctctctctctctctctctctctctctctcaatcctctctctctctctctttctctctctctctctctctctctctcaatcctctctctctcaatcctctctctctctctctctctctctcaatcctctctctctctctctttctctctctctctctctctctctctcaatcctctctctctctctctctctctctctctcacacacacacacacacacatgcgcgcgcgtgcaaacacgcacacagtacCAGGGAAATGTGACACATTCAAGGTATGCCCGTCAAAGACCACAGCCCAACTGAAAAAACACGGTCAGAATTTGGGCCTTGATCACAGCCAAGATTTGCAAATCTATATTTACTTGTCTCTCCTTACATCTATAGGCGTAAAGGATAAACCAGCAAATAACAGTTATTACCACTGATGAGGTCAGTTAGGGTCGTCATAGAGCGTGAAACTAAAGGACATTCTAGAATCAGTTCTGTTCCAGAAGTTCTAAGATTCAACAGGTGGTAAGAATTGTGCAGGGATGTGAAAACTTTGATTTTAATAAAGCTAGTCATTACTGCATCATCTTGTTATGTTTCAgacaaactctgtgtgtttgttacaagGAGGAATTAGGGTGATATAACAACGTCATGATAGctgttgacctctgaccttctAAAGCAAAGCGGAAGAGGTCAGGACTGGGGTCAAGGGTTAAGCTGCGCCTGCCCTCTGCCCCTGTCCCGTCGGTTTGGACCCGTGAGCGGAGCAGATGACAGAAGTCTCTGGCCACGTCGTTGAGGAGCGGCAGAAAATGTTTCACGGCTGCACTCGTCATGACCTCCCTGTTCAGCAACAGCCTGTCTGCACGCCATTCTGCTCcgttcctacacacacacacacacacacacacacacacacacattcaccacaaacacacacacacacatacacacacacacatacacacacacacacacacacacacacattcaccacaaacacacacacacacacacaaaccacacacatacatacatacacacacacacacacacacacacacacacgcatgcacacacacatacatacatacacacacacacacacacacacacacgcacacacacatacatacatacacacacacatacatacacacacacagacacacacccacacacatacatacacacacacacacacacccacacacatacatacatacacacacacacacacacgcgcgcgcgcgcacacacatacacacacgcacacacacacacacagacacacacaaaccacacacacacacacacacaccacacacacacacacattcaccacacacacacacacacacacgcgcgcacacacgcgcacacacacgcgcacacacacccacaaaccacacacacacacacattcaccacatacacacacacacacacacacacacatgcgcacacacacacacacacacacacacacacatacatacatgcacacacacacacacacacacatacacacacacacacaaaccacacacacacatacacatacatacatacacacacacacacacacacacacacacacacacatacacacacacacaaaccacacacacacatacacatacatacatacacacacacacatacacacacacacaaaccacacacacaaaccacacacacacacacacacacacacacacacacacatacatacatacacacacacacacacacacacacacatacatacatacacacacacacacacacacacacacacacgcgcgcgcgcgcacacacacacacacacacacaaaccacacacacacacccacaaaccacacacacacacacacacacaaacacggacattaacaaacactcacacttgC containing:
- the cyp11c1 gene encoding cytochrome P450 11C1, which translates into the protein MDKVVKKSLAKPFKKLTSCVSGGKDRDIWSRHRSKRGRGCKGRSGAPRPNHAHDPALVRSYQADLERERKLREAMNARKNAERAAMRAHFRQKYQLSKNSKDANHLRAVGGKVSLPRELAKIVRPEGSRKDDSFNLLSAFQGLSFNMGVFTGTKPAKKTPTPTPAGGESCKALEAADGGMERKKARRNQGGSGGARAFEEIPHTGSNGWINLLRFWKEDKFRHLHKHMQKTFNTLGPIYREYLGSQSTVNILLPADIGELFRSEGLHPRRMTLQPWATHRETRQHSKGVFLKNGAEWRADRLLLNREVMTSAAVKHFLPLLNDVARDFCHLLRSRVQTDGTGAEGRRSLTLDPSPDLFRFALEASCHVLYGERIGLFSSTPSQESERFIWAVERMLATTQPLLYLPTHLLLRLHAPMWTQHATAWDHIFSHAEARIQRGYQRLQAQSGGLAGGSEGQFSGVLGNLMEKGQLSLELIKANITELMAGGVDTTAVPLQFALFELARNPEVQETVRAQVQSSWIQADGNPQKALQGAPLLKGTVKETLRLYPVGITVQRYPIKDIVLQNYHIPAGTLVQACLYPLGRSGDVFQDPERFEPARWGRDGEEQGVTSGAGSGAAFRSLAFGFGARQCVGRRIAENEMQLFLMHILRNFHLSVSSTEDLRTTYTLILQPETPPKITFTTL